The genomic region GCGGCTCCGCCTTTGGGGCCATCGGCCAGCCGCCGCAGCCCTCCACCGAGCAGTTCCTCAATCTGATCTGGCGCGCACTGGATGACTTGGACCCGGGCCGCACCCTGTGGGTGGAGGATGAGAGCCATCTGGTGGGGCGCGCGGCAGTGCCCGATGAGCTGTTCAACCCCATGCGTGAGGCGCGCTTGTACTTCCTGGAAGCGCCGCGGGCGCTGCGGGTTGTGCATCTGACCGCGCTGTATGGGGTGGAGTCGCGCGCCGAACTGGCGGCGGCGGTGCAGCGGATTCAAAAACGGCTGGGCGGACGCGATGCGGCGGAGTGCATCGCGCAGATCGAAGCCGGAGAGTTGGCTGCAGTGGCCGAGAGGCTGCTGCACTATTATGACAAACAGTACGCCCATGGGGCGGGCAAGCGCGATCCCGAGCGGGTCACGCATTTGCGCCCCGAGCCCGAGCCAACCAGCATGGCGCAATGGGTGGAGCAGGCCGCACAGATGTTGATAACGGCCAGAAACCAATTAGGAAGTAAAATATGAGTGAGATCAAACTGACGGCGTTCAGCCCCGGCTCCGGTTGCGGCTGCAAAATTTCCCCCAAGGATCTGGAGGAGATTCTCTCCGGCGCGGGCGCGTTTACGGCCCCCTTTGAAGAGTTGTTGGTGGGCAATGATAGCCGTGATGACGCCGCCGTCTACGATATCGGCGGCGGACAGGCGATCATCAGCACCACCGATTTCTTCACCCCTATCGTCAACGATCCGTTCCAGTTCGGGCAGATCGCGTCAGTCAACGCCATCTCCGATGTCTACGCCATGGGCGGCGAACCACTGATGGCCATCGGCCTGCTGGGTTGGCCGCTGAAAAAGCTCTCCAACGACATCGCCAAGCAGGTGGTGGCGGGGGCGCGCTCGGTCTGCGCCGAGGTGGGCATTCCACTGGCGGGCGGCCACAGCATCGACATCTCCGAGCCCATTTTCGGCCTCGCGGTGACGGGCCGGGTTGCGGTGGATCAGCTCAAGCGCAACGACACCGCCCAGCCGGGGGCCAAACTGTTCCTCTCCAAGCCCATCGGCGTGGGCATTCTGACCACGGCGGAGAAGAAGGGGTTGGTGTTGCCGCAGCACACCACCACGGCGGTGGAGTCCATGACCCGTTTGAACAGCATCGGCGCCGAGTTCGGCAAAATGGCGGTGGTGCAGGCGATGACCGATGTGACCGGCTTCGGTTTGCTGGGCCATCTGGGCGAGATGTGCGCGGGTTCCAAAGTCAATGCGCGCATTGAGGCGGCCAAGGTTCCCACCATCGACGAGCTGGATTTCTATCTGGAGAAGGGCAGCACGCCGGGGGGCACGGACCGCAACTGGGCCAGTTACGGGCATCAGGTGGGGCCGATCTCCG from Magnetofaba australis IT-1 harbors:
- the mnmH gene encoding tRNA 2-selenouridine(34) synthase MnmH, translating into MLTPPDQFLYHERDLPILDVRSPGEYAAGHLPGAQNLPLFTNDERAEVGTLYKQVGKNEALMRGLEFVGPKMAMFARHATSLALEGRIKLYCWRGGQRSQSMGWLFEKAGLQPRVLQGGYRQFRRSARERISLPWKIAVVGGFTGSGKTEILRALRQMGEQVLDLEGLAHHRGSAFGAIGQPPQPSTEQFLNLIWRALDDLDPGRTLWVEDESHLVGRAAVPDELFNPMREARLYFLEAPRALRVVHLTALYGVESRAELAAAVQRIQKRLGGRDAAECIAQIEAGELAAVAERLLHYYDKQYAHGAGKRDPERVTHLRPEPEPTSMAQWVEQAAQMLITARNQLGSKI
- the selD gene encoding selenide, water dikinase SelD, coding for MSEIKLTAFSPGSGCGCKISPKDLEEILSGAGAFTAPFEELLVGNDSRDDAAVYDIGGGQAIISTTDFFTPIVNDPFQFGQIASVNAISDVYAMGGEPLMAIGLLGWPLKKLSNDIAKQVVAGARSVCAEVGIPLAGGHSIDISEPIFGLAVTGRVAVDQLKRNDTAQPGAKLFLSKPIGVGILTTAEKKGLVLPQHTTTAVESMTRLNSIGAEFGKMAVVQAMTDVTGFGLLGHLGEMCAGSKVNARIEAAKVPTIDELDFYLEKGSTPGGTDRNWASYGHQVGPISERGKKILCDPQTSGGLLTAVAPEGVDEFLKVAKEAGLELTSFGEILPRGADETGAFIQVVE